Proteins encoded in a region of the Ornithodoros turicata isolate Travis chromosome 3, ASM3712646v1, whole genome shotgun sequence genome:
- the LOC135388098 gene encoding uncharacterized protein LOC135388098 translates to MLSAIIVFAVLFAGTASEQQTVADQFIEDVLAYKLPEKMESMSLNSIAIQQLTVHVNALSEKIPERDIILRNGRIDNMAREVRRHAKCRPTGADSMDCFVTIDGTVITFQGIERNRVNVDFEIKVSHSVIDITVVRGEDGKATLKSFNVQAVYPWVYKPVEFSALSEQDIMLESNMKDLMREVIRGVIENQLMRALKAALEAKTFPAL, encoded by the exons ATGCTGTCTGCTATTATCGTGTTTGCAGTTCTGTTCGCTG GTACAGCGAGTGAACAACAAACAGTAGCAGACCAATTTATTGAAGACGTCCTCGCGTACAAGTTGCCTGAGAAGATGGAATCAATGTCCTTGAACTCGATTGCAATCCAGCAGTTGACGGTGCACGTGAATGCTCTGAGCGAGAAGATTCCAGAGAGAGACATTATTCTGCGGAACGGCAGAATCGACAACATGGCGCGGGAGGTTCGCCGCCACGCTAAATGCCGGCCTACTGGTGCCGATTCGATGGACTGTTTCGTAACAATAGATGGCACTGTAATCACATTTCAAGGCATCGAGAGGAACCGAGTGAATGTCGACTTTGAGATAAAGGTATCTCACAGCGTCATCGATATCACCGTCGTTAGAGGAGAAG ATGGTAAAGCAACGTTGAAGAGCTTCAACGTCCAGGCAGTCTATCCGTGGGTTTACAAACCAGTCGAGTTCTCTGCCCTCAGCGAACAAGACATCATGTTAGAAAGCAACATGAAGGATTTGATGCGAGAAGTTATCCGGGGCGTCATAGAGAATCAACTCATGCGGGCCTTGAAGGCCGCCCTAGAAGCCAAGACATTTCCCGCGCTCTGA